A window of Equus przewalskii isolate Varuska chromosome 6, EquPr2, whole genome shotgun sequence genomic DNA:
TTAACAAATAATTTGGGTGACAATTCAACCCACACCAGTCAAATGAAATCTATTCTTGCGTAACCGAGTTTCATTTCCCAGCCCTGCAAGGCACCCACGGAAGGCTTCTCCTTGGGTTCCAGCCCAGGATTCCAGAGAGAGCGACAAACCAGCACGGCATGGAGGGGCACACTGAGGGAGACCAGGAGTATTTGGCAGTGTTAAAcaatgtattatttcttaaatttacatatatgcGAGCCCCAATGTAACAGGTGCGAAATGTAATACCTACTCTTTACAGTGGCAACCAGAGGGGTATTAGAATTGcaacttttttttacaaaagttttcaataagatttattaaaattttaaactttaaatcgttttatttataaataactgtatttgcttgtttaaattaaattaattaaaatatttattttgaataacttTACTTAAATTTTTGATAGTCACTAAATATGTCATCAACACCCTGCAGGGGTTTTTAAGACACATTTCAATGTTTTCGAAGAAGGACCTTTTTTTGAAATATGATATGAAAAATAACTGACTTTGTGCTCCAGCCGGCCCACGCGGTCCCCTCCTCCGCCGGCACCGCCTCCCGCCGGGGAGGACCCCTCCTGCCGGCCGCCGGACCCCTCCAGGGGGCGCGCGGCGCGGTGCGTCTCCGCCCGGCCGCCAGGGGGCGAGAGACCGGAAGTCCGCCGGAGCCGTTCGTCTCTATCATCCCTGCCGCGGCCCGCGCAACCCGGAAGTCCGGCTGGTGCAGAGGAGTGCTTCCGGGTAGGAGCGAGGTGACCCCGGCCGCTGCAGGGACCCGCAGCGACAGCAGCCATGGGGGCGCACCTGGCCCGGCGCTACCTGGGCGGCGCGTCGGGGGAGCCCGACCCGCTGCGGATGCCCACCTTCCCGCCCGACTACGGCTTCCCCGGGCGCAAGGAGCGCGGTGAGGCGCGGGTGCGGGGCGCTGCTGCTCTTGGGGTCGCCGGCCGGCCGCGGCGTCCGGGAGTGGCGTCACCGTGGCCCGGCTCGGAGCTCGCGGTGTGCGGGGAGGCGGCGGGcgcgggcagggctgggggcgctGCTGCGGGCTGCCGGGCGGCCTTCCGGGGGCGGCGCTGCCGCGGGGCCCGAGAGACGAACCGGAGACGGGAGCCCACTGCTTCGAGGCGCAGGAGGGTCGCTATCGGATCCGCTGTTTCGGGATCGCGCGGGCTGCGGGGCCGGGACCGAGAAGTCCGGGTTCGAGAGGACGCGGGGAGCGGCCCCCTCGGCGCCCCGGCTCCGGGCCGTCCTCCCCGCGGCCCCGTCGCCCGCGCTTCTCCCGCTGGCTCGGCTCAACCCAAACTCTGGTAGCCCACCCCGCTCCCCCGGGCTCCTGTCTCCACGCACTGAGCGCTCCCCATCCTGGACCGCTGTGCTGCGCCCTCTCCCAGACTCCTCCCCTATTTCCCGCCTCCGCCCAGTTGGCCACTTTGCATCCTTGTCCTAAGAAAATAGAAGCATCCAGAAGAGCCCTCGCGGCCTCCTGCATCCCTGGGACTCCGCCTTCTCTCCTGTCACTCGGGAGCGTGGCCCCTGCTCGGGTCCCCGtgccctcctcccatcctctcgTCTCGCCGAGGGCTGCCCCAGGGGTCGCATCGGGGCGCAGTAGGTTGTTATTCCTGCCGGCCCCCATGTCCCTGCGGGCGCGCTCATCAGCCCCCGCCCGTGTTGCTGACCGCTGTTGTCAGTTTTCTAACTAACCCACCGCGGCAGCATCAGGCACAGCTGATCGCACCGCTTCCTGGAGCCTCCCTCACCTGGCTCCCAGCGCCCCCCATTCCTGCCCACCTCACTGGGCGCTCCTTCACGGACTCGTCCGCACCTCCACGTCCTGTGAATGTTCGGGTGCCCTAGGCCTCAGGCCTTGCTGTCTCCATCACTCCCTAGCCCTCTCTGCTAGTCCCCTGGCTTCAAATGCCCTGTGTGTGCCGACCCTCCCAAGTTTTTCTCTCCAGCCCAGCCTTGACCCTGACTCCACACAAAGACCGGGCTGCTTGCTTGGCGTCTCCATATGATGTTAACGAGCATCTCGCACTCAGCAGGTCCACAGCAGAGCTCCTGACCTCCCCACCAAGCCTgtgcctccctccagctcccaccGAAAGCCCTGGAGCTTCCTGACCCTGtcttctcacctcagggcctttgtgccTGCTGTTCCGGTACCTGGAAGGCTCTTCCCCCACGTGTCTGTGTGCATCACTCCCTCACCTTCAGATGCCACCTTCCAATGGACTCCCTCCATCTAAAGTCATGACCCACCTCCCGACACTGCCCATCCCTGTcccttcttgctttttctccgGACGTTGCCGCAACACTACCATTTGCTCTGTGTCCTTCCAAGGGCAGGGATGCTTGCGTGACGTGTTCCCTGCTGCACCTCCGACACCTGGCACACGGCAGGTGCTCCCTAAATCCTGGCTGCTTAGCTGGAGCACCAGGTGCGGGTGGCCATGGAAGCCAGCAGGGCCTGCAGGTGGATACACAGGTCGGGGGACCAAGTTGGGGCCTGTTGACCTGTGGGTGGCAGTCGAAGCCATGGATCAGAACGAGCAGAGGGCTCTCACCAACACTTAATGTTTGGGTAGCCGTGGTGATGGGAGGGACCCAGGGCGGGTGTGGCGCACAGGACCCCCGGGGAGAATGCTTTGAGAGGAAGCAAGCCAGAGGCTGAGGCGGCGTGGCGTCCTGGGGTCTGGGTGGCCCTGGTGAGAGCCCAGTGTGGGCAGTGCTGGGGGGAGCATGGAAGCTGGGCGAGTGGGATGCAGGGGTGTGAGATGAGGACCTGGGCCGGGGGAGACAGAAACGCACTGGGACACAGAGGGGAGAGAAGCCAGCCCACAGGGCCTGCAGCTGAGCTGCGAGCAGCTGGGCCGAGTGGCCGGCGCTGGGTGAGGCCAGTGCAGGCACACAGGATCACCAACACAGTGGGCGCAGGCCGGGCGCATGCCGACCATTCCTGACAGCCCCCACCGGCCTCCTAAAGGTTGAGTTTGTCTGGGGCCAGGTCATGCCTGGTCAGTGGGGCGTCAGGACCAAGGGCTAGTTCCAGTCTCTTCTGAGGCTCAGCCTGCACACTTGTGGGTGTTAACACCCGCTCAGTTGGCTTGGCTCTGTGGCCGGGGCCATCAGTCCCCTTGGGAGGGAGCTGAGGCTTCAGAGGCCCCAGCAGCCGGGCCCCACACTGGCCTGTGCGGGCAGAGGGGAGCCCTGGGGGAAAGTGGCTTCTGGGCACAGGCTCTGCAGGCTGGGGCTCTCTGAGAGCTGCCCGGGGGCAGGAAGCAGGCCCCTAGTGTGGGTGCTGAGGTTCCccggggatggggagggagccaCCTGCCCGTCTCAGTGCCGGGGTTGCCTTTGCAAGGGTTAGAGAAAGACCCCCCCGTCTGGCAGAGGGTGCTGTGACCCACTGCCACCAAGTCGTCCGTGGGGGGGTGCTCCTCCGCACTTGGGCATGATGGGGTCTCGGGCAGGTGGCCCCCACAACGTAAGCCCTGACTGAGCCGCTCCCGCCCCCTGCAGAGATGGTGGCCACCCAGCAGCAAATGAACGACGCGCAGCTGGTGCTCCAGCAGCGGGACTACTGTGCCCACCACCTCATCCGGCTGCTCAAGTGCAAGCGGGACAGCTTCCCCAACTTCCTGGCCTGCAAGCATGAGCGGCACGCCTGGGACCACTGCGAGCACCTTGAGTGAGCCCCAGCCCGCCCGCGCCAGGGCAGAGGACTGGACCAGCACGGTTTCTGGCCAGGCCGGGCTGCTCAGTGGGAGGAGGGGTCTCAGGGCCTGTTGGGGGGTGGGCGGATATCCGGCCCAGCCGGGGTTCTGCCAGGAGGCCAGCCCTACCCAGGACTCACTGGTGTCCATCAGGGGATGGGGGGGAGCCTCGGCTGGCCTCCAGGCCTAAATCACAGGCACATGGGCCTTTCCCCCTCAGAGGCCACCCCAGGGTGTCTGGCCAGGCTGCCTAATGCCCTGACGCCCCGATacccttcccctctgcccacagCTACGTGATGCGCATGAAGGAATTTGAGCGGGAGCGGCGGCTGCTCCAGCGGAAGAAGAGgcgggagcagagggaggcagacgcagccaggggccaggggccCGGCGAAGTGGATCCCGAGGTGGCCCTGTAGTGGGCCCACCCGCCACCATGTGGACAGTGGGAAATAAAAGTCTCCAGGTCCCTCAGCACGAGCCGCGTCTCTCCCTGCGGTCGCCAGTCCCCACCCCCCGAAAGGAGCACACAGAGCCAGAGTCCAGTGCCGCAGGGCGGGCAGCATTTATTCCAGCACTGGAGGGCGGTGGCCCCCTGTCCTCCCCAGAGGACACGGCAGTTGGGGCAAGCCCGGTGTGGCCAGGCCAGCAGGCAGGCGAGCAGCTCAGAGCAGGAAGGGGATGATGGGCATGCGCAGGGGCGGGTAGTCGCGGAACTCCTTCAGGTAGCTGCGGTGCTTGCCCTTGGCCCAGATGGTCATCTGGGTGAAGCCCACCAGGGAGAAGAGGGCCACTGTGGAGCAGAGCAGGGGTGTGAGCGATGGCTGCGCGCAGCCGAGACAGGCAGGGCCCGCTGAGGGAGGGGAGCCGCTCACCTGGGAGACACTGAGTCATGATGGCAAAGCCGATCCAGGACCCCACCTGTGGGCAGAGCAGCAGGTGAGGGCGGGCAGGCGGGCAGCTCCCCCAACCCTCACTTTACACGTGAGGGGTGGGGACCGAAAGCCAAGGCCTCGAATAAAGGCGATGAAGCTGCCGCTGACAGCCACGTGCCCAGCCTGACACACCTCCCAGCCCCACAGAGGCCACAGGCTCTGCGTCTTCCGAGTTCCATGTTCAAACCACAAAAGCAGCTGCCCCTCCACAGGGGACCCCAGGCccaggaggggagcaggcagaCTCTCACCTCATAAGTGTAGTTGGGGCAGGACACCAGCAGGAAGAGCCACGTGAAGGGGTTCTTGGTGGGGTATGGGATCTTCCTGGTCTTGGACCCTGGTGGGCAGGACGGGGAGGGTGAGTGAGAGCCCCCAGCACAGCCTGCCCAGCCCGACCCACCCCCCCCACAGGCCACTCACCAGCTGGCCGCAGGTCGCGCAGGGCCATGTGGATGGAGAAGTTGCCAAGCTGGCAGATCTGTCAGAGGAGCAGGGTCAGTCTGGAGCCCCCAGATACTCCCCGCCCCTCATCCGCCCCAGCCTCCTTACCACAAAGATGGCGAGCGCCAGTTTAACCTGCTGAGCCCCGTAGGCTGGAGGGGAAGCAGAGGGGTAATGGTGAGGGGAGAgcctgtgggtggggaggggtggctcCTGGGGAGCAGGGTGGAGGCCACTTACTGGGGGGCGTGTAGAGAGGGTGGTTGATGTAATAGGCCATCCACGCAGCGAAGCCCCAGTAGTAAGTGCAGTTCTGAAAGGGAACGGGacaggtgggggtggagggcggggcctggggccAGCGGGTGGCCCTTTGGAGCGTGGGGTGGGCGGCCAGGGCGCTCACCTTGAAGATGTTGCGCAAGGGCATGGTGCCGTGGGAGAAGCGGTGCACGAAGAGTGTCTCCAGCAGGCGCTTGACGTAGTGAAATGAGTGGCAGATGCAGGCCAGGCTGGGGGGGGCAGCCGGTTCAGCTGGGCTGCCCAGCagaccccctcctccctccgccccccAACTGACCCCACTCACTGCACCACCGTGTGCCGGCTTGACGTGAAGTCATATCTGTGGCCATAGATGAAGGGCACCCGGAAGTAGAAGAGCAGATAGATGAAGAGGGGCCCCGCGTACTCTGTCAGGAAGACCTGTGGGCGTGGGGACAGGGGTCACCCAGTGT
This region includes:
- the NDUFB7 gene encoding NADH dehydrogenase [ubiquinone] 1 beta subcomplex subunit 7, with amino-acid sequence MGAHLARRYLGGASGEPDPLRMPTFPPDYGFPGRKEREMVATQQQMNDAQLVLQQRDYCAHHLIRLLKCKRDSFPNFLACKHERHAWDHCEHLDYVMRMKEFERERRLLQRKKRREQREADAARGQGPGEVDPEVAL
- the TECR gene encoding very-long-chain enoyl-CoA reductase isoform X2, whose translation is MKHYEVEILDAKTREKLCFLDKVEPQATIAEIKNLFTKSHPQWYPARQSLRLDPKGKSLKDEDVLQKLPVGTTATLYFRDLGAQISWVTVFLTEYAGPLFIYLLFYFRVPFIYGHRYDFTSSRHTVVHLACICHSFHYVKRLLETLFVHRFSHGTMPLRNIFKNCTYYWGFAAWMAYYINHPLYTPPTYGAQQVKLALAIFVICQLGNFSIHMALRDLRPAGSKTRKIPYPTKNPFTWLFLLVSCPNYTYEVGSWIGFAIMTQCLPVALFSLVGFTQMTIWAKGKHRSYLKEFRDYPPLRMPIIPFLL
- the TECR gene encoding very-long-chain enoyl-CoA reductase isoform X1, with the protein product MDEWTHLPPGVRLTGSARVEILDAKTREKLCFLDKVEPQATIAEIKNLFTKSHPQWYPARQSLRLDPKGKSLKDEDVLQKLPVGTTATLYFRDLGAQISWVTVFLTEYAGPLFIYLLFYFRVPFIYGHRYDFTSSRHTVVHLACICHSFHYVKRLLETLFVHRFSHGTMPLRNIFKNCTYYWGFAAWMAYYINHPLYTPPTYGAQQVKLALAIFVICQLGNFSIHMALRDLRPAGSKTRKIPYPTKNPFTWLFLLVSCPNYTYEVGSWIGFAIMTQCLPVALFSLVGFTQMTIWAKGKHRSYLKEFRDYPPLRMPIIPFLL